A region from the Cryptosporangium arvum DSM 44712 genome encodes:
- a CDS encoding ABC transporter ATP-binding protein, with protein sequence MTTDWHGVAAEQVDDVPDDAGLRLRRRSRALLRSLIRPYRKPIGVASLLLVVQNVSGLAGPYLISVGIDAGLPPLIDHGESSVVLTVAAALVAATVVESVTRHVYLRYSARITNGILFDLRRRAFAHLQRLSPAFHERYTSGRVISRLTSDVDSLADMLDGSLDDLVIQTLNVLVIGVILLVLDWRMGLLALLAFPFLWLIIRWFRAESGPAYRRTREAVASVIVHIVETLGGIRAVQAFRREPRNNVLFGRLAGDLAAADAKVLRLMAVFAPGVFGVSTGATAVILAAGGWLAVHGQLQVGVLTAILLYVRRFFDPMMQLSMFYNSLQAATAALEKISGVLEEEPDVAPPAEPVPLPVRAGRGRSIALEHVTFGYREGRTILPELDLTIPAGQTVALLGATGAGKTTIARLIGRFYDPPIGSVRLDGVDLTDVDEDALRAAIVTVTQENFLFGGTVADNIRFGRPDASPEQIEAASEQVGADRMIRELPLGFATPVGQRGSRLSAGQRQLIAFSRAVLADPDVLILDEATSSLDIPSERAVQRALRTLLADRTAVIIAHRLSTVEIADRVLVLDAGRIVEDGPPAELLAAGGRYAALRELSGR encoded by the coding sequence ATGACCACCGACTGGCACGGCGTAGCCGCCGAGCAGGTCGACGACGTCCCGGACGACGCCGGCCTCCGGCTGCGCCGCCGGAGCCGGGCCCTGCTGAGAAGCCTGATCCGCCCGTACCGCAAGCCGATCGGCGTCGCGTCGCTGCTGCTGGTCGTCCAGAACGTCAGCGGCCTGGCCGGCCCGTACCTGATCAGCGTCGGCATCGACGCGGGTCTCCCGCCGCTGATCGACCACGGCGAGAGCAGCGTCGTCCTCACGGTGGCGGCCGCGCTCGTCGCCGCCACCGTCGTCGAGTCGGTGACCCGGCACGTGTATCTCCGCTACAGCGCCCGCATCACCAACGGCATCCTCTTCGACCTGCGGCGACGCGCGTTCGCGCACCTCCAGCGCCTCTCCCCCGCCTTCCACGAGCGCTACACCTCCGGCCGGGTGATCTCCCGCCTGACCTCGGACGTGGACTCGCTCGCCGACATGCTCGACGGCAGCCTCGACGACCTGGTCATCCAGACCCTGAACGTGCTGGTGATCGGCGTCATCCTGCTCGTGCTGGACTGGCGGATGGGGCTGCTGGCGCTGCTCGCGTTCCCGTTCCTGTGGTTGATCATCCGGTGGTTCCGCGCGGAGTCGGGGCCCGCGTACCGGCGGACCCGCGAGGCCGTCGCGTCGGTGATCGTCCACATCGTCGAGACGCTCGGCGGCATCCGCGCGGTGCAGGCGTTCCGCCGCGAGCCGCGGAACAACGTGCTGTTCGGCCGGCTCGCCGGCGACCTGGCCGCGGCCGACGCGAAGGTGCTCCGGCTGATGGCGGTGTTCGCGCCGGGCGTGTTCGGGGTGTCGACCGGCGCGACCGCGGTGATCCTGGCCGCCGGGGGCTGGCTGGCCGTGCACGGGCAGCTCCAGGTGGGGGTGCTCACGGCGATCCTGCTGTACGTCCGCCGGTTCTTCGACCCGATGATGCAGCTGTCGATGTTCTACAACAGCCTGCAGGCGGCGACCGCGGCGCTGGAGAAGATCTCCGGCGTGCTGGAGGAGGAGCCCGACGTCGCGCCTCCGGCCGAGCCGGTGCCGCTGCCGGTCCGGGCCGGGCGGGGTCGCTCGATCGCGCTCGAGCACGTCACGTTCGGCTACCGCGAGGGACGCACGATCCTGCCCGAGCTCGACCTGACGATCCCGGCGGGGCAGACCGTGGCCCTGCTCGGCGCGACCGGGGCGGGCAAGACGACGATCGCCCGCCTGATCGGCCGGTTCTACGACCCGCCGATCGGAAGCGTGCGCCTGGACGGCGTCGACTTGACCGACGTGGACGAGGACGCGCTGCGCGCGGCCATCGTGACCGTGACCCAGGAGAATTTCCTGTTCGGCGGAACGGTCGCGGACAACATCCGGTTCGGACGCCCCGACGCGAGCCCGGAGCAGATCGAGGCCGCGAGCGAACAGGTCGGGGCGGACCGGATGATCCGCGAGCTGCCGCTCGGGTTCGCGACCCCCGTCGGGCAGCGGGGATCGCGGCTCTCCGCCGGGCAGCGGCAGCTGATCGCGTTCTCCCGCGCGGTGCTGGCCGACCCGGACGTCCTGATCCTGGACGAGGCGACCTCGTCGCTGGACATCCCGAGCGAGCGGGCCGTGCAGCGCGCGCTCCGGACGCTGCTCGCCGACCGCACGGCGGTGATCATCGCCCACCGCCTCTCGACGGTGGAGATCGCCGACCGGGTGCTCGTG